Proteins found in one Panicum hallii strain FIL2 chromosome 4, PHallii_v3.1, whole genome shotgun sequence genomic segment:
- the LOC112890704 gene encoding protein SHI RELATED SEQUENCE 1, with amino-acid sequence MAGFSLRGSGGGGGRGGDRAGDHPIGADSLFLYARGAAAAAADTAASGGGGGGIGFQLWHPHQQAAAAAAPHTSQFFSSGVATGVVLGFSSHDGSGGIGGPGGGGAGGGRAGTSCQDCGNNAKKDCAHMRCRTCCRSRGFSCPTHVKSTWVPAAKRRERQQQLAALFRGAANNNSASAAAAAAAAASKRPRELVRSLGRLPSANSAMVTTTTSSGDGSGGRFPPELSVEAVFRCVRIGPVDEPDAELAYQTAVSIGGHTFKGILRDHGPADDAAVGQLPPSSAEYHQLTGHAREGSSPAGSSEAAATVATSAAVLMDPYPTPIGAFAAGTQFFPHNPRT; translated from the exons ATGGCTGGGTTCTCTCTGAGAggcagcggaggaggaggtgggagAGGCGGAGACCGCGCCGGCGATCACCCGATCGGCGCCGACAGCCTGTTCCTGTACGCGCGCggggcggccgccgcggccgccgacacggcggccagcggcggcgggggcggggggatAGGGTTCCAGCTATGGCACCCGCaccagcaggcggcggcggcggccgcgccgcaCACGTCGCAGTTCTTCTCCTCCGGCGTGGCGACGGGAGTCGTGCTGGGGTTCTCCTCGCATGATGGCAGCGGTGGGATCGGCGGccccggcggcggaggcgcgggggGCGGCAGGGCGGGGACGAGCTGCCAGGACTGCGGCAACAACGCCAAGAAAGACTGCGCCCACATGCGGTGCCGGACCTGCTGCCGGAGCCGCGGGTTCAGCTGCCCGACCCACGTCAAGAGCACCTGGGTCCCCGCCGCCAAGCGCCGCgagcgccagcagcagctcgCCGCGCTCTTCCGCGGCGCCGCGAACAACAacagcgccagcgccgccgccgccgcggccgcggccgcgagcAAGCGGCCGCGCGAGCTCGTCCGGTCCCTCGGCCGCTTGCCGTCGGCCAATTCCGCTATGGTCACCACCACTACTTCCTCAG GCGACGGCAGCGGTGGGAGGTTCCCGCCGGAGCTGAGCGTGGAGGCGGTGTTCCGGTGCGTGCGGATCGGCCCGGTGGACGAGCCGGACGCGGAGCTCGCGTACCAGACGGCGGTGAGCATCGGCGGGCACACTTTCAAGGGGATCCTGCGTGACCACGGGCCGGCGGATGACGCGGCGGTGGGCCAGCTGCCGCCGTCCTCGGCGGAGTACCACCAGCTGACGGGGCACGCGAGGGAAGGgtcgtcgccggcggggagcagCGAGGCGGCGGCAACGGTGGCGACGTCCGCGGCGGTGCTGATGGACCCGTACCCGACGCCGATCGGCGCCTTCGCCGCAGGCACCCAGTTCTTCCCTCATAACCCTAGAACCTAG